In Prunus dulcis chromosome 1, ALMONDv2, whole genome shotgun sequence, the following are encoded in one genomic region:
- the LOC117617329 gene encoding uncharacterized protein LOC117617329 gives MESSQVAGAEPEKWSGSESGWTMYIGSPIHTQTNDVDQISDPKEGGEKNSDKKAILEYFDDDESDDSMASDASSGPISSHHELVLPCEVGEGEGRLRQAAKQDQHGNYFKCSSGKKVGYRKLKKRDERLGIKEEKEEELLHKADSAGSHV, from the coding sequence ATGGAGTCTTCCCAAGTTGCAGGAGCTGAACCAGAGAAATGGAGTGGCAGTGAGTCTGGGTGGACAATGTATATTGGCTCCCCAATCCACACTCAAACCAATGATGTTGATCAAATTAGTGATCCCAAAGAAGGGGGGGAGAAAAACAGTGACAAGAAAGCAAttcttgaatattttgatgatgatgagagtGATGACTCCATGGCTTCGGATGCCTCCTCTGGCCCAATAAGTAGTCATCATGAATTAGTACTTCCATGTGAAGTTGGTGAAGGGGAGGGTAGGCTCAGGCAAGCAGCTAAGCAAGATCAGCATGGTAATTATTTCAAGTGTTCCTCAGGCAAGAAAGTAGGTTACAGAAAGTTGAAgaaaagagatgagagattagggatcaaagaagagaaagaggaggagTTGCTACACAAGGCTGATAGTGCTGGCAGTcatgtttga